One segment of Streptomyces sp. NBC_00576 DNA contains the following:
- a CDS encoding NUDIX domain-containing protein — translation MSVKQLSTDNSAPDSHCSSCGAPYGEGVSGWPRTCPACGTVAYRNPLPVAVALQPVYDTKGAALVVITRTVAPARGGIALPGGYVDHREDWRQALVRELREETGIEAASRDVRLVDAMSSPDGHLLLFGALPERPADQLPQSAATDETDGWHLLRRPQELAFPLHTVAARAWFEGRY, via the coding sequence GTGTCCGTAAAACAACTATCAACCGACAACTCCGCGCCCGACTCCCACTGTTCGAGCTGCGGAGCGCCCTACGGAGAGGGCGTTTCCGGCTGGCCCCGCACCTGCCCCGCCTGCGGCACCGTGGCCTACCGCAACCCGCTGCCCGTCGCGGTGGCACTCCAGCCCGTGTACGACACCAAAGGCGCTGCCCTGGTCGTCATCACCCGAACCGTCGCCCCCGCGCGCGGAGGCATCGCCCTGCCCGGCGGCTACGTCGACCATCGCGAGGACTGGCGGCAGGCCCTTGTCCGTGAACTAAGGGAGGAAACGGGCATCGAGGCGGCGAGCCGCGACGTCCGGCTCGTCGACGCGATGAGTTCGCCCGACGGGCACCTGCTGCTTTTCGGAGCCCTGCCGGAACGCCCCGCCGACCAGCTGCCGCAGTCCGCCGCCACGGACGAGACAGATGGCTGGCACCTACTGCGAAGGCCGCAGGAGCTCGCCTTCCCGCTGCACACGGTGGCCGCCCGCGCCTGGTTCGAAGGCCGTTACTGA
- a CDS encoding Zn-ribbon domain-containing OB-fold protein, translating into MVAGWFTEDGDGFALLGTRCSACASVFFPREDVHCRNPGCRGGELDEVPLSRRGRVWSYTDGRYRPPSPYVSDPELPWEPYALIAVELESERMVVLGQAVPGVTVADLTVGMEVEIVPGVLHEDAETIWTTWNWRPTGAVK; encoded by the coding sequence GTGGTCGCAGGGTGGTTCACGGAAGACGGGGACGGCTTCGCGCTCCTCGGCACCCGCTGTTCGGCCTGCGCCTCGGTCTTCTTCCCGCGCGAGGACGTCCACTGCCGCAATCCGGGGTGCCGTGGCGGCGAGTTGGACGAGGTGCCGCTGTCCAGGCGCGGACGCGTCTGGTCGTACACCGACGGCCGGTACCGGCCTCCGTCACCGTATGTGAGCGATCCGGAACTTCCGTGGGAACCGTACGCGTTGATCGCTGTGGAGCTGGAGTCCGAGCGGATGGTGGTACTGGGACAGGCGGTTCCCGGGGTCACCGTCGCCGATCTGACGGTGGGTATGGAGGTGGAGATCGTCCCGGGGGTGCTTCACGAGGACGCGGAGACGATCTGGACGACCTGGAACTGGCGGCCGACGGGGGCGGTGAAATGA
- a CDS encoding lipid-transfer protein gives MTGEVAVLGVGMHPWGKWGRGFTEYGTTAARAALADAGVDWRDVDSVVGADTVRGGYPGYVAGATFAKALGWQGARVTSVYAACASGAQAVAVARAQILAGLAEVVLVVGADSAPKGFFRPAGGDRSDDPDWLRFRVLGATNPTYFGLYARRRMSVHGDTLEDFAQVKVKNAALGALNPNARYRKRVTADEVAASAVVADPLRLLDICATSDGGAALVLTGMEFARRHGVAEPVRIRAVSTMTPRYPTTVLDLPDIATDSAATVEPPDGTFRASIVQAAYEEAGICPEDLSLAEVYDLSTALELQWYEDLGLCDEGEAAKLLREGATALGGRIPVNTSGGLASFGEAVPAQAIAQVCELTWQLRGDAGDRQVTGARVGATANQGLFGHGSSVIAVR, from the coding sequence ATGACCGGAGAGGTGGCAGTGCTCGGCGTGGGCATGCACCCCTGGGGCAAGTGGGGGCGTGGCTTCACCGAGTACGGCACGACAGCCGCGCGCGCGGCACTCGCCGACGCGGGGGTCGACTGGCGGGACGTCGACTCGGTCGTCGGTGCGGACACCGTGCGCGGCGGCTATCCCGGGTACGTGGCGGGGGCGACGTTCGCCAAGGCGCTGGGCTGGCAGGGTGCCCGGGTGACCAGTGTGTACGCGGCGTGCGCGTCCGGGGCGCAGGCGGTCGCCGTGGCACGCGCACAGATCCTCGCGGGGCTCGCGGAGGTGGTACTCGTGGTGGGCGCGGACTCTGCGCCGAAGGGGTTCTTTCGGCCGGCCGGCGGTGACCGGTCCGACGACCCGGACTGGCTGCGGTTCCGGGTCCTGGGGGCGACGAACCCGACGTACTTCGGGCTGTACGCGCGACGGCGGATGTCCGTCCACGGCGACACCCTGGAGGACTTCGCGCAGGTCAAGGTGAAGAACGCCGCCCTGGGTGCACTCAACCCCAACGCGCGCTACCGCAAACGGGTCACCGCCGACGAGGTCGCCGCGTCCGCGGTGGTGGCCGATCCGCTGCGGCTGCTCGACATCTGCGCCACCTCGGACGGCGGCGCCGCGCTGGTTCTGACCGGCATGGAGTTCGCGCGTCGGCACGGTGTGGCGGAGCCGGTGCGGATCCGGGCGGTGTCCACGATGACACCGCGGTACCCCACCACCGTGCTGGACCTGCCGGACATCGCCACGGACTCGGCGGCGACGGTGGAGCCGCCGGACGGCACTTTCCGGGCCTCGATCGTGCAGGCCGCCTACGAGGAGGCGGGCATCTGCCCAGAGGACCTCTCCCTGGCCGAGGTCTACGACCTGTCCACGGCCCTGGAACTGCAGTGGTACGAGGATCTGGGTCTGTGCGATGAGGGCGAGGCGGCGAAGCTGCTGCGGGAGGGCGCGACGGCACTGGGCGGGCGAATACCCGTCAACACCAGCGGTGGCCTCGCCTCCTTCGGAGAGGCCGTGCCCGCGCAGGCCATCGCTCAGGTGTGCGAGCTAACGTGGCAACTGCGCGGCGATGCCGGTGACAGACAGGTCACAGGGGCACGCGTGGGTGCCACGGCCAACCAGGGCCTGTTCGGGCACGGTTCGTCGGTGATCGCGGTGCGGTGA
- the glpK gene encoding glycerol kinase GlpK: MTDKFVAAIDQGTTSSRCIVFNQDGAIVAVDQREHRQIFPKPGWVEHDATEIWSKVQAVVAGALAKAGLRADQLSALGITNQRETTVLWDRATGKPVHNAIVWQDTRTAALCNELGGTDGQDRFREQTGLPLASYFSGPKAAWLLDNVPGLRARAERGEIAFGTIDSWLIWNLTGGTDGGRHVTDVTNAGRTMLMDLETLQWDASILSAMNVPEKILPEIKSSSEVYGTAVGQLAGVPVASALGDQQAAVFGQACYDVGTAKNTYGTGSFLLLNTGNRPVPSKNGLLTTMGYKIGGEAPVYCLEGAIAITGALVQWFRDQLGIIRTADEIETLAASVDDNGGAYIVPAFSGLFAPYWRSDARGVVTGLTRYVTKGHLARAVLEATSWQTREVVDAMFQDSGVSITTLKVDGGMTKNNLLMQHQADVLGVPVIRPKVSETTCLGAAYAAGLATGVWNDLDELKSHWRKDVEWTPAMEASVRDREYHNWRKAVEKSFGWEDAGQG; encoded by the coding sequence ATGACGGACAAGTTCGTCGCCGCGATCGACCAGGGCACCACGTCCAGCCGCTGCATCGTCTTCAACCAGGACGGCGCGATCGTCGCCGTCGACCAGCGCGAGCACCGCCAGATCTTCCCCAAGCCCGGGTGGGTGGAACACGACGCTACCGAGATCTGGTCGAAAGTGCAGGCTGTGGTGGCGGGGGCACTCGCCAAGGCCGGGCTGCGCGCCGACCAGCTCAGCGCGCTCGGCATCACCAACCAGCGCGAGACGACAGTCCTGTGGGACCGCGCCACAGGCAAGCCGGTCCACAACGCGATCGTCTGGCAGGACACGCGTACAGCGGCACTCTGCAACGAACTCGGCGGCACTGACGGCCAGGACCGTTTCCGCGAGCAGACCGGACTGCCCCTGGCCAGCTACTTCTCCGGCCCCAAGGCGGCCTGGCTGCTGGACAACGTGCCGGGGCTGCGCGCCCGCGCCGAGCGCGGCGAGATCGCCTTCGGCACCATCGACTCCTGGCTCATCTGGAACCTGACGGGCGGTACGGACGGCGGGCGCCACGTCACCGACGTGACCAATGCCGGCCGTACCATGCTGATGGACCTGGAGACCCTCCAATGGGACGCGTCCATCCTGTCCGCGATGAACGTCCCCGAGAAGATCCTCCCCGAGATCAAGTCCTCGTCCGAGGTGTACGGCACCGCGGTGGGCCAACTAGCGGGCGTCCCTGTGGCCTCCGCGCTCGGCGACCAGCAGGCCGCGGTGTTCGGCCAGGCCTGCTACGACGTGGGGACGGCCAAGAACACGTACGGCACCGGCAGTTTCCTGCTGCTCAACACCGGTAACCGTCCCGTTCCCTCGAAGAACGGTCTGCTGACCACGATGGGCTACAAGATCGGCGGCGAGGCTCCCGTCTACTGCCTCGAAGGGGCCATCGCGATCACCGGGGCGCTGGTGCAGTGGTTCCGCGACCAGCTCGGCATCATCCGTACCGCCGACGAGATCGAGACGCTCGCGGCGAGCGTCGACGACAACGGCGGGGCGTACATCGTGCCCGCGTTCAGCGGCCTGTTCGCGCCCTACTGGCGCTCCGACGCGCGCGGGGTGGTCACCGGCCTCACGCGGTACGTCACCAAGGGGCATCTGGCGCGCGCGGTGCTGGAGGCGACGAGCTGGCAGACGCGGGAGGTCGTGGACGCCATGTTCCAGGACTCCGGGGTGAGCATCACGACCCTGAAGGTGGACGGCGGCATGACGAAGAACAACCTGCTGATGCAGCACCAGGCAGACGTCCTCGGGGTGCCGGTCATCCGTCCGAAGGTCTCCGAGACGACCTGCCTGGGAGCGGCGTACGCGGCCGGGCTCGCCACCGGGGTGTGGAACGACCTCGATGAGCTCAAGTCGCACTGGCGGAAAGACGTCGAGTGGACGCCTGCCATGGAGGCGTCGGTCCGCGACCGCGAGTACCACAACTGGCGCAAGGCCGTGGAGAAGAGCTTCGGTTGGGAGGACGCCGGTCAAGGCTAG